In one Winogradskyella sp. MH6 genomic region, the following are encoded:
- a CDS encoding porin family protein, translating into MIVVNKNQFLTIIFIFLNLFFVIAQEENTQEEKIEQSNEELYRELDFLELRGTHAADAVVGTTMILGDYADSELDVFFRLGYKYHIISNLNVNLSFNKYNIALGNNINKGFMSFDLNLEYLVSPYTELSPFVFGGYGYNASSSFEETHTKVQFGLGLEYIIMEGLGLKLFGDYNYVLSNEVEGLIMPDSDESFLRVGLGVNIYFGGNKRKEQILEDIETVINSNLIK; encoded by the coding sequence ATGATTGTTGTAAATAAAAATCAATTCCTAACAATAATTTTTATTTTTTTAAATCTATTTTTTGTAATTGCCCAAGAAGAGAATACTCAAGAAGAAAAAATAGAGCAAAGTAACGAAGAACTTTATAGAGAGTTGGATTTTTTAGAATTGAGAGGTACACACGCTGCTGATGCTGTTGTGGGTACTACAATGATTCTTGGAGACTATGCTGACTCTGAACTTGATGTTTTTTTTAGATTAGGTTACAAATACCACATAATAAGTAACCTTAATGTTAATTTATCGTTCAATAAATATAACATCGCGCTTGGCAATAATATCAATAAAGGTTTTATGTCCTTCGACCTCAACCTTGAGTATTTAGTAAGTCCTTATACTGAGCTTTCCCCTTTTGTTTTCGGTGGTTATGGTTATAACGCATCAAGTTCTTTTGAAGAAACACATACTAAAGTTCAATTTGGATTAGGTTTAGAGTACATAATTATGGAAGGATTAGGGCTAAAGCTATTTGGTGATTATAATTATGTGCTTTCTAATGAGGTAGAAGGTTTAATAATGCCAGATAGTGATGAATCTTTTTTGCGAGTAGGGTTGGGTGTAAATATTTATTTTGGTGGTAACAAAAGGAAAGAGCAAATATTAGAAGATATTGAAACCGTAATAAATTCTAATTTAATCAAATAA
- a CDS encoding AIR synthase related protein: MSNSVSKRYAQRGVSASKEDVHNAIKNIDKGLFPKAFCKIVPDYLTNDDEYCLIMHADGAGTKSSLAYMYWKETGDLSVWKGIAQDALIMNIDDLLCVGATDNIMLSSTIGRNKNLIPGEVISAIINGTEELIEDLKGFGVTIHSTGGETADVGDLVRTIIVDSTVTARMKRSNVIDNANISEGDVIVGLESFGQATYETEYNGGMGSNGLTSARHDVFSKYLAKKYPESFDASVPEDLVYSGKIKLTDAVENSPIDAGKLVLSPTRTYAPIIKSILNKYNSDKVHGMVHCSGGAQTKILHFVDKLHIVKDNMFKIPPLFKLIQEQSKTDWKEMYQVFNCGHRMELYVKPEIAEDIIAISKSFNVDAQIIGRVEASEDKKLTIKSEYGTFTY; this comes from the coding sequence ATGAGTAATTCTGTAAGCAAAAGATATGCCCAAAGAGGTGTTTCTGCCTCAAAAGAAGATGTACACAATGCTATAAAGAATATAGACAAAGGGCTTTTTCCTAAGGCCTTTTGTAAAATAGTGCCAGACTATCTTACAAATGATGATGAGTATTGCCTAATTATGCATGCAGATGGAGCAGGTACCAAGTCGTCTTTAGCCTATATGTATTGGAAAGAAACAGGTGATTTATCTGTTTGGAAAGGTATTGCCCAAGATGCCTTAATAATGAACATTGACGATTTGCTATGTGTAGGCGCAACAGATAACATAATGCTATCTTCTACTATAGGCAGAAATAAAAACCTTATTCCAGGCGAAGTAATTTCAGCAATTATAAATGGTACGGAAGAACTAATAGAAGATTTAAAGGGTTTTGGTGTCACTATTCATTCTACAGGTGGAGAAACTGCAGATGTTGGAGATTTGGTAAGAACTATCATTGTAGACTCAACAGTTACAGCTCGTATGAAACGCTCTAACGTCATAGATAATGCAAATATTTCTGAAGGTGATGTTATCGTAGGATTAGAATCTTTTGGTCAAGCAACTTACGAGACTGAATATAACGGAGGTATGGGAAGCAATGGTCTAACATCGGCAAGACACGATGTGTTTTCAAAATATTTAGCTAAAAAATATCCTGAAAGTTTCGACGCCTCAGTACCAGAAGACTTGGTATATTCAGGTAAAATCAAACTAACTGATGCAGTAGAGAATTCTCCAATAGATGCAGGTAAGTTAGTGCTGTCGCCTACCAGAACTTATGCTCCTATAATTAAAAGTATTCTTAATAAATACAATAGCGATAAAGTTCATGGGATGGTGCATTGTAGTGGTGGTGCACAAACCAAAATACTTCACTTTGTAGATAAGCTCCATATTGTGAAAGATAATATGTTCAAAATTCCACCGTTATTCAAACTCATTCAAGAGCAATCTAAAACAGATTGGAAGGAAATGTATCAGGTTTTTAATTGCGGTCATCGCATGGAATTGTATGTTAAGCCAGAGATTGCTGAAGACATTATTGCAATATCAAAATCATTTAATGTAGATGCTCAGATTATTGGTAGAGTAGAAGCTTCAGAGGATAAAAAATTAACCATAAAAAGTGAATACGGAACTTTTACTTATTAA
- a CDS encoding DUF3078 domain-containing protein, whose product MQSIKKSVLVFTLLFSIGISAQPDSLFLIKPKEKLNLGWNTKNEVGFYLNQVSFSNWNAGGTNSISAILSGKASAKYKEETYFWNSSLNLRYGLNKQEKQSLFKTEDVIEVISNFGIEKSPESNWFYSARFSFNTQFANGYSSPDDNNPISRFMAPGYVFLGAGMEYGRHIERFSLYASPLTLKTTFVLDEALANQGAFGVKPAIYDMDGNIVKKGENTRQEFGMLFTGQFEDEVFENIKLNSRLRLYTDYLVNFGNVDVDWEVNLDMKVNKFVQATLGSHLRYDHDIKAEVETNEITNEEVVVEGPKIQWKQLLGVGVVVDLDSIVAGSSEP is encoded by the coding sequence ATGCAGAGTATAAAAAAGAGTGTTTTAGTTTTTACGTTGTTATTTAGTATTGGTATTTCTGCACAGCCAGATTCTTTATTTTTAATAAAGCCAAAGGAGAAGTTAAATTTAGGTTGGAACACCAAAAATGAAGTAGGTTTTTATCTTAATCAGGTTTCATTTTCTAATTGGAATGCAGGTGGAACAAACTCAATTTCAGCAATACTTAGTGGAAAGGCATCAGCTAAATATAAAGAAGAAACTTATTTTTGGAACTCTTCTCTCAACCTACGTTACGGTTTAAATAAGCAGGAAAAACAATCACTGTTTAAAACGGAAGATGTTATTGAGGTAATTTCTAATTTTGGTATTGAGAAAAGTCCCGAAAGTAACTGGTTCTATTCTGCAAGGTTTAGTTTTAATACCCAATTTGCTAACGGATACAGTAGTCCAGATGATAACAATCCCATTTCAAGATTTATGGCTCCAGGCTATGTGTTTTTAGGAGCAGGTATGGAGTATGGTAGACATATAGAAAGATTTTCATTGTATGCATCACCATTAACATTAAAAACAACATTTGTATTAGATGAAGCATTAGCCAATCAAGGTGCTTTTGGTGTTAAACCGGCAATTTATGATATGGATGGGAATATTGTGAAAAAAGGTGAAAATACTCGTCAAGAATTTGGTATGCTGTTTACAGGTCAATTTGAAGATGAAGTTTTTGAAAACATAAAACTAAACTCACGTTTAAGACTTTACACGGACTACTTAGTGAACTTTGGTAATGTGGATGTAGATTGGGAAGTTAATCTAGATATGAAGGTCAACAAATTTGTACAAGCAACCTTAGGCTCTCATCTTAGATACGATCATGATATAAAGGCTGAGGTAGAAACAAACGAAATCACTAATGAGGAGGTTGTGGTAGAAGGTCCAAAAATTCAGTGGAAACAGTTGCTAGGTGTAGGAGTAGTTGTAGACTTAGATAGTATAGTTGCTGGTAGTTCAGAGCCCTGA